The Chitinophagales bacterium genomic sequence CAATTTGCTGCGTTGCATTTGCTTGGTTTATCCCGATAGACCTTCACAAATGCGCCTTGCCTATTACGTTTTAATGAATTTCCCCGCCTGTCCGCCCGGCCAAACCATTCGGACGGGCATGAAGCATTCGGGCAGGTGAGCTTTTAAATAATTATCGAACTCAGGTTAAAACACATAACTTTTTTACTGTTTTTCCGTATTATTGAGAGTGACAACAACTGAATATTGAAACGATATAATTCATTCAACGAACATTTTCACATAATTCAGGGTTAGATATTTACGCTCAATACCTGGGTTAATATCCAAAAATAAAACAATGGCAAAAGCATTACTCCTACTTTTAATATTTTCATTTACAGGTATTTTATATGCCCAGGAATACGAGCCACGTCCAGAAAAAATGGATGCTGGGAATTTTGAAATGCATTATTATCAAAAGCCCGGGAGCATCAGCTTGCACTTGAGCAATTTTATGTTTGGCGATGTGAAATCGGTTTCTATGCCCATTACTCTAAATCCACAGATCACTGTTTTGAAGAATTTCACAATGGGACCTAGCTTTACTTATTTCAAATCAAAGTATGTTTATCAGGCAGCACATAATGTTCAGGTTTGGGAAAACAGCGATGAAACTTATCGCAGCCTAATGCCGGCAATCAGGGGTGAATATCACATTACACCACTTTTGGACAAGATTATTAACAAGCCTATTCAAGCCATGTATGTAGATGTTTACCTACAATCATGGGTGGGTTATCAATTTGTGACGGGAGAAGCCGGAACAGCAGAAAAACCGAATTACAAAGATGAATACCAGGATTGGCGAGGGGGCATTGGTATTGGTGTGCGCACGATGCTTTTGCCATTTATGGGTATTTTCCTGGAAGTGGGTTATTCCCGAATCGGATATGGTAGTTTTGGTCTGAGTTTTAAATTGAAATAAATATATCTCATAAAAAGAGTAGGGGGGGGGGGCCGGGCGCCCCTACTTTTTTTTGAAATTCAGCTATTATGCTGAGATAAGTCGCTTCAAAGCCATTACTTCCTTATCATTTAAAAAACGCCATTTGCCCCTGGGGAGATCCTTTTTTGTAAGATTACCATAAAGCGTCCTGTCCAATTTCATGATTTTATAAGACAGGTTTTCAAAGATTTTTTTGATCAGGTCCTTTTGATTGTCCCACAATTCTATTCCGACTTTTGTATGATCCTCTTCATCAGGAAATGCAATCTCCTCAACTTTACAATTGCCTTCGTCCAGTTCCACCCCGTTTTTTAGCAAGTTAAAATCTTCTTCACTCAACGCTCTGTTCAATTCCAACAGATAGATTTTGCGCAGCTTTAGCTCGGGGTTTGTAATTTTTTTAGCCAGATTTTTATCGTTGGTAATCAGCAAAAGCCCCAAGTCGGCAGTTTCCATTTGTTCTGCGGCAAAAAGGTTTTCTGCTTCAATATTTTTCACAAATTGCAATACCGTTTTGTATTGGCTGCTTTCTCCTTCTGTGAGCGTATCTTTGGGTTTGTTGAGCAAAATATAAACCGGTTTATAAGGCCATTCAAGGGTTTCATCTTTAAACTGCACCTCGTCACTGCGCTTTACCTGAATGCCCATTTCACGAACCACTTCATTGTTGATTTTAACCAGGCCTTTTTTGATCAGATCATCAGCCTCCCTGCGTGTGGCAATGCCCGAATTTGACAAAAACTTATTCAGTCGCATTGA encodes the following:
- a CDS encoding S4 domain-containing protein; its protein translation is MSKEKTGSEESMRLNKFLSNSGIATRREADDLIKKGLVKINNEVVREMGIQVKRSDEVQFKDETLEWPYKPVYILLNKPKDTLTEGESSQYKTVLQFVKNIEAENLFAAEQMETADLGLLLITNDKNLAKKITNPELKLRKIYLLELNRALSEEDFNLLKNGVELDEGNCKVEEIAFPDEEDHTKVGIELWDNQKDLIKKIFENLSYKIMKLDRTLYGNLTKKDLPRGKWRFLNDKEVMALKRLISA